The Seriola aureovittata isolate HTS-2021-v1 ecotype China chromosome 8, ASM2101889v1, whole genome shotgun sequence genome contains the following window.
CTCCACTGGAGGGCGCTCCTTACTCTGGGTGGAAACCTGCTGGTTCAGCTTGATATTTTAATGTGACTCCACAGAATGTGTGTGCACTCTGATTTATTAGAGATTATATTGTCGTAATGGAGTCTGTTGGGTTTCCAACAAATGTTGACAAGTTGCCCTCGCACTGCTGGTCATTGAACTCTGGCTTGTCTGTGCTCTAAGTGAAATATAACACAATAGGCTGTGTTTTGTTTAGACCCAGGAGATTTGGTATGTTTCCTGTTTAGACTGAGCatctgtactttttgtttttaaaaaacacatttttataggTCTATTTGTTGCAGCTGGTTAAGGTGAATTTGaatatatattgttttgtatgtaaaatcttaatctggaAAGTTATCAGTAACTTtatctgtcaaataaatgaagtggagtaaaaaaaaaataaagtgacataAAATGCATGTACTGAGTATGGGtaatttaaaattttgatttattgAAAGTTCAGTACTGTAAATGTTGAGTGTataaatagttttaaatgtgatgatgaaaactgcatttataaaatgttattttacaggCTTTTTTCCCGcacctttctttttctgtatcattactatcattattctaactgtgtttttcttagTATTTTCAGGTACACATGGATAAGAGGTActatatgattattattattatatgcaCATTTAATGTTAGACTTTGGTCAGTTTATAAACAGCAGTCTCTCGCTCTTGGCCACTGTGACAGGAGCGTAATGAAAGTGTCCGATGAGAAGATAGACATCATATTGTTTCGCTCCAGGTTATTTAATAAGTCACACGTGTTCCTCAAAGTAGTCCCGGGCTGATCATTGGTCCGTGCAGAGAcatcttttctttctgcaggCCACTCCTCTCCACACAGCCTAACGATTAATCACGTCAATCTGACACCTATGGGTGCATAAACTGTTATCTCTCCACAGATCAATCCGAAGAGTTATGCAATAGCTTTCACCTTATCGATTAATTGGGATGTGTAGTCATGCGGTTCAACTTTGCCAGTATTAACGCAAACGAGAGGACTACAGCTCCCAACAGACGTAGCGGCTCATCGCTTCACTAGTTAAACACTGAGTGTAGTTCGCTCCACTTGACAACCCGTTCATGATTCAGTTCATTAATAAATAAGTAGTTCGGTGTCATGGCGGAATCTGCAGCATGTCCTGCTTTCCAGCTCGGAAGACCCCGATACGACCAGGTAAGTCCTCCTTATACCGCGTTAACGCGCGTtaatgacagtttgtttttgaggGTTTCGGGTGAAAAACAGCCCCATCCTCCGCCCTGCTCCTGCCCCGGCTCCTGCTCCGGATGCTGACACTTTGTAGCTAAAGTTGCCTTTGATCAGCGACCCGattctttgttgtgttttctaaaaAACCACAGCAACTTTCAACTGAGAGTGAACCGGCTGTGATTAGTTCTGAGTTCATTCTAGTTTTACCAGCAGAAATAATTGCCTGTCGAGAGCGTTCATCATCTCCACTGACAGATTTCACAGCCCTGCCTCGGTGCTGCTCCGTGACAGATTATATCAGTGTGGAGATCTGCAGCCGAGATGCTATCTTAAAGGTAGCCGTCACTTTATCCCGATGGATGTGTAACTgcatttcttttgttctctctgtgtgtgtgtttttgttttgtttgttttttaactttgggTTTAAAATCACTGCTGTTGCAGATTTGtggggttttttggggggtttatTTTTCAGGATGCTTTCTGCAGACTGACTGTTGCCCCACTTTTGATTTGAGATTAATGGCCTGTGCATCCTTATCTGAAGCCCATTACTCAAGTCCCCATACTCAGAAATGAATTTGCATTGGTCAGCCCTGAAAGATAATGTGACCTTCATGTTAGCTCGGATAGCACATTAACTGAGGAAGCTGCCTCTTTGTTCAGACAGCAGCCTACAGGAAATGATTCACCTGATGGAGTGAAGTCCATATTCAGATGGTGTAAATAAGTCACCGATGTGAGATATTAATGCAAACTTGACAACATGGATGCACTATGGAAAAGCCCAAAACCCCCGAAAGTAAACTTATGATAAATTTCTCACACATATTGTGACAGAACAAATTCATGAATCAATTACTGAACGTGTCAACAGGCTAGTGGCCCTCGGGGTCATGGGACCCCTGGGGCGAGAGCCTCTGTTTGCAGTGACGTTTATTGTTGGAAAGTCAATCAAACAGCTGCAAATAGATGGAAAATGgctgcaaaacaacaacaaagaatcAAAACGACTATGAGACTATAAATGGAGTGGCTAAATAAAACAAgtgcaaagacacaaaatgatccCAAAGAttcaaaacaagagaaacaagcACAGAGAGCcacaaaacagccacaaagagacacaatatGCCAATAAAGAAATGCGAAATGActtcaaagaaacacaaaacaaacatgaagacaCAGAACATTCCCAGAGATGCAGAATAACCTCAGACAAACCACGGAGAAACACAAAatacgaccacaaagagacgagACAATCTTGGTGTCCTTCTTCTATGTAAGAGGGGTGGGGACTTTTTACTATCTATTGTTTCATAATCCATTCATGAAGTCACCAATAAACACAGGATACTACATAGTTCATAGAAAGCCTGTATGACAGTTTATTAACATCCTTTGTCTCGTGAATTATCATCACAAATCACACCGGCTCATTTCACTGATGCACTGCTTATATATGTAGTTCCACTATTGGGAGATCATTACAGTCTGGCCCCtgtaatcttttttatttttccatcagcAGTCAGAGTTTCACACTGGGTTGATAAAGGTGCTGTAATACTTTCATTTCTTTGCGTCAAAGCAGTTAAAATTAGGCCAGTCCTTGAATCAGCATAAATCTTGcttggtttctgtgtgtgcgctccGTCTCTTGCTAGCCTTGTTGTGTACTCTCCAGGGAGCTGAAACTCATGCATAATTAAAGCGGGCTCCTCACATGGATCCTCTCTCTACCCCACTCTTACAAAACAGCACTGCAGCACATAAGGCCCGTCAGAGGAGGAGACGTGTGATGGAGGAGCGGCGGCggcagaaaacagagagagatacagtGCAGAAACTTGGTTTATCTACAGTCTTTAGCAGGACCAAAGgttgtttccagtcttttcaATTAGGACCCGGTGCTGGAAAGATAATTAAGATAGAGATTTGTCTGTTCCACTGTCTTTCCACTGTCTTTCCTGCCCTTCATAACTGATAAACGTCTCTGAGGCAATCTGATAGAAGCTACCATGTTTTCGACCATCTGGGTTGCCAAAGAGACTCTTGGCATAAACTGCTATTGGGCCTTTTCAGACTGCTGGCACACACACTTAGCAATTGGCATGCTGATGTAGACAGCGAAGGGAACAGAAAACAGGGCTCTTGACCAGCAGCTCCAAGCCTCGCTTGGAAGAATGTGTTTGGTAAATCTAAACTTGAGTTTGTCTCAAAAGgcatgttttacatttcaggtgtatttagttCCATTGTGCATACTTTTttatactgttttgttttgagattTGGCCATTGAGAATATAACAGTAAAGTTTTCCATGTCAATAATTTGGGAGAGGatgttcattcttgacctttggGAGCAAGATACTGTGAAGAGAGGCTAAACTAAAATTCCCTTTTTGTAGCTTTCCACTTCATCTCACAGTCTTAACTTAGCAAAAACGTAAAAACGAGAATGAGGCTGAGCTTTAAAGTTGCTGGGAGGTGGATTTACCTTTCGACAGAGTCAGACTACCTGTTTCCCCGCTTTccgtctttgtgctaagctaaccagctgctttCTGTAGCGGCATCTAGCTAATGTCTTAGCAgtattgattttctcatttaataagtaaatcttggcaagaaagcaaaaagcTTATTTCCCAAATTACTTCGTCAACACAGGAAGGGTTTTTGCATCAATGTTAATTTCTTTACCTTTAGGAACAATACTGTAAACTGTGTAAGAGAATCTGAGCTCAGAGGTCCACTTATTAATGAGTCAGTGCATTTAATGAACTGAGCCAGCAATGATTCATCCTCCTGCATGGGAATTTAAACTTAATGAATCAAAGTTATCACAGATGGTATTCAGGGCTGTGCAGCAGCTTCCACTGCAGGCACAGAGGCCGTGTCCTCAGCACTGTCTCTGGAACTTGGCTTTAATGACCTGGGAAGGAGTTTATGTTGCATTGTCTTTTTCAAGGCTGAGTCTGATactttttgacagtttttggtggcaaaaaagtaaaaaatagaaTGAATGGATTTTTGTATTCCTCCAGCAGAATTATATTCCTGGCAGTGTGCAGAATtctttaaaacagcatttacacTGCGTTATAGGGAGTTAAAATATGATTGAACAGTACAGTTAATTAATATAATGTGATAAAATTTAGCAGCAATATTTCTGACATCCTGGCTATGGCACTGTGGATAATAcagcttatatatatatattctctaCATATGAAACAATAAACTGTGCTTGCATGTGATATTCTAAACACATAAATAACCTTTATAATTCTGGTATATCAAAGTGTCTGTGGGATACagataaaacaatgttttacaCCAATGAGCAGCAATAAATCAGTTCAGAGGATTGTGGGAAAATTATTCATTAACAGAAGGTCCACTAACACAAAGAATTAACTTTGTCTCTTCCAGGGTTCCTTCCTCGGTCGTCTGAGACACTTCATAGACATCATTGACCCCAGCACCCTGTTTGTGTCTGAGGTAAGATCTTCTGTAAAGCTGCTAATACGTCACTAATAGATAAATACACAATGTGCAGAAAATCAACACTTCTAATGACTGCTGATGAATCATTTTAGAGTTTGCTGGCTCCATCCTCTAAAATTTTACGAGTTCCTGCTTTAGTGAATTGAATGTTTCTGAGTTTTGATCCGTTATAGATAAAGTAAATAACTGATTGATGCAGCTCTAAAAATGCGAGGACTTTGCTCCTTATGCTCCTTTATTGAAATGACGAAAAGGGGTTTGTAGATACAGACATTTATATTTCTTAAAGTCTCGTAtcaaaaaactgtgaaaaggcTGTTATTGTGTCAGCACTGCTACCAGAAAATTTCAAAACATGCCAAACTGCCAAGACATTCATACATTGTTAGTCTAATTACGTCTtgcttttcccttttcctttgTCCATAGAAACGACTGAAGGAAAGCATCAAACTCCTGGATGACTATAATCATGGTACGCTTCCACCTGGAGTGTCTGATCTTCAGGTGAGCACAGTGTGTTGTAGTTTGATGTGGTCACATCTGTTCCTGAAGGAAAATCTGATTAAAtagcaacaaaaagaaacacagcagtACACATTATAAAGTCTGTAGTAACAGTTGGCTAAACAAAGTCCTGGCTAaggcaaaacacacaattatCATATTTAAAAAGATGGTAGTTAATGAACTTCTCGATGAAAACTTTATGATTAATAGTAGCTTTTCTTTCACCTTTTACCGTACCTGTGCAGCTGTGGGAAGCCCAGAAGATCAAGCAGGTAAGTGAGCACCAGTCGTAAGTGAGCCCAGTTTAACTGCACTGTCATGCTCCTGGCAGCATGAGGATGATGCCATGCTCTCTGCACGCAGGCCATCATTCATCCTGACACAGGAGAGAAGATCTTCATGCCATTTCGAATGTCAGGTACGACCTCAGATGAAGATCTTTGCAGAGGTTGTTCAAGTTGGTCCATTGAGTCATCGTTTTTACACTAAAAATCATGTTTCCACTGTGCAGGTTATGTACCATTTGGAACACCAATTGTAAGTCccacatgaaaatgacattgcACGTGTTAAATCACGCATTTCATAGAACATGGTCATGTCTGGGAAAAGATGAAAGACTTTGGACTTATTTTGTCCAAAAATAAGATCTTATTCCCTGGTTTCATCTAGGTCATTGGCCTTCTTCTCCCAAATCAGACTGTGGTGTCTACCATTATATGGCAGGTACTGTAAATGACATACATATTGTAAAACCATTGCATTGCAACACCtacagtatctatctatctatctatctatctatctatctatctatctatctatctatctatctatctatctatctatctatctatctatctatcaaccAACTCTAGTTTCCTTCCTTCACACCTGCGTTAATTTTTTTAACCTTCATCTCTTctcatttctttcattctttcctaCAGTGGCTGAACCAGAGTCACAATGCTTGTGTGAACTATGCCAACCGTAACGCCACAAAGGTAGGAACCACTCCATCTAaaaaattatcattataaatttttttcccttttgattttgactttatgttgttttcattaattgTTTCATCACCATAATACAAAATGATGCCTAATGTTTTTGATGTCTTGacttttttatataaattaaaaaaagaaaagacaaatataaaatgcaaaatgtcacaATGGAGAGTTTATAGCTGTCTGGCAGTGAACAGTGTGTAAAACTGTGACACAATATTTCTTTCATCCCTCTTCAGCCTACGCCAACATCCAAGTTTCTGCAAGGCTACGTAGGAGCTGTGACCAGTGCCGTGTCCATTGCAgtgagtttgtttattttttagtgATATCAGCATTGTCTTTCAGGATGGAGAAATTTGGTTTAAACCTTGTCTTTTCTGAATATTACCTGCCTATGTCTAAGAGCTGTAAATGCAGTCTGTACAGAAGTAGTTGTAGTAATGTTTTTAACAGTactcacagaaaaataatggtTCTTGCCGTAAATAGctctttttttatctctttttttttttttgctatttttattttagctctTTATTGATTGATGTGGGATTGTAAATTAACCAATGTTAGGGCAGTTTCAAAGTTGAATCCATATTCATGTAGTTAGCAGTTCTGGTAACTCTGTTCTGCTTTAGGAATACATTTAGCAGTCAAGTTCTCCTACTGGAATAATGCCAATGTTTTACCTAAGTTTAGATCCCTAAACGTctagtaataacaataatatagcTACAGATAAGGTTAATTTTACtgtataaaaatgcatttaatccATGCcatattatttattactaaAATCAAAAGTTACTGGAATtagttttgaaaatattttttataagcTTTCTTTAATACTGACCTgatgtctgttgttgtttatgtacTTTTATTTGTATCTTATAGGTGGGGCTGAATGTGCTGATTCAGAAGGCCAACAAGTTGAGCCCTGCCACCAGAATGATAATACAGAGACTTGTCCCCTTCCCAGCTGTAGGTAAGGACCCTGTGTACTAATTACAGCGTTGCTGTCGTTATGTGGCCCTCTGGTGGCCGGAGTCGCAACATCTACCTCATGTCATAGTTTTTTCTCTACCAGAAATTTCACGTGTTACAAACTCATTGTTTAAGAGcctgcacattttttttataatgttttactGCAATGAACTGCACAGTAACAGAACATTATTAATCTATTTTTCTAATACTACTGCACTTCAAGGTTACAGTATTGAAagatttgtgtgtatttttgaagCAATTTTCTTCTTGTAATCTGTAACTGCATTTCTGtgataatgtattttttaaaaatgatataagCTGCCTTTCTCTCCCTGCTCAGCGAGTGCAAACATCTGTAACGTGGGTCTGATGAGACACAATGAGCTGTCTGAAGGTATTGATGTGCTGGACAACAAGGGGAATGTGGTGGGATCCTCCAAAATCGCTGCAAGACATGTGAGTGTGTCTTTAGCACACTCAGCGTACTTGTAACTTGACTGCATTGAATATGTTTACATACTTGCTGTTTTACAGTGAATTGAAAATATGATGGCTGATAATGGAGAAAATGCACCATTTCCTTCTGGACTCCTGTAATTCAGCCCCCATCTGATCCCATCAAAGGGAAAATTAAATCCAACTCATTGCAGTGTTTGAAATGAAGCGTGtgcacaatgtttttttttttccccaggcAATCACGGAGACCGCCTTCACACGTGTGGTCCTCCCGATGCCGATCTTTGTCCTGCCCCCCATCATCATGTCCTACCTAGAGAGGTTTGTATACGAATATGTatctaataataaatatatcattggggttttttttcaattaactaACTAAGCAaatagacaaagacaaagaatgaaaattttctttttaaaggagtaaattttaataattactattaaaaagaaaaaagggtaACTGTAACAACTTGAAAGCAATGCAACACTTTTTTCAAACTTCATTGTTTCTTTATATTGCTCTCTGTCTTTACAGGGACATATTGTCTGCTTTATTCTGGTCTGAAACtatgtaaatattaaagaaTTTGGGCGTGTACTGCACCAGAGCCCACATATGTTGTGCCTCAAGTGATACAGTATTCAGACAAACATGTAGGTCACTACAACCagagaaaatgctaaaaataaatgtaataa
Protein-coding sequences here:
- the sfxn5b gene encoding sideroflexin-5b, with translation MAESAACPAFQLGRPRYDQGSFLGRLRHFIDIIDPSTLFVSEKRLKESIKLLDDYNHGTLPPGVSDLQLWEAQKIKQAIIHPDTGEKIFMPFRMSGYVPFGTPIVIGLLLPNQTVVSTIIWQWLNQSHNACVNYANRNATKPTPTSKFLQGYVGAVTSAVSIAVGLNVLIQKANKLSPATRMIIQRLVPFPAVASANICNVGLMRHNELSEGIDVLDNKGNVVGSSKIAARHAITETAFTRVVLPMPIFVLPPIIMSYLERLRFLQSNRRLLLPIHSVVCLVTFALSLPVAISLFPQMSQIEVSRLEPEIAMATDCKVVSYNKGL